The DNA sequence GCGTCGGCCAGGGCCAGCGGGATGGAGGCGGCGCCGGTGTTGCCGACCCGCTCCACATGGGTCACGCAGCGCTGCGGCGCGATGCCGACCCGCTCCGCGACGGCGTGCAGGATCCGGGCGTTGGCCTGGTGCGGCACGAAGCGGTCGACCTCGGCCGGGTCCCAGCCGACCCGGTCCAGGAGTGTCCGGCAGGAGCCGGTCATCCGCTCGACGGCGTGCTGGTAGACGGTGCCGCCCTGCATACGGAAGAAGCCGTCGTCCGGGGCCGGCGGCGCTCCGTTCGCCCGTGCGCGGGCGCCGCCGCCGGGGACGGTGATCAGGTCGTAGCCCGAGCCGTCGCTGCCCAGGTCGAACGCGAGCAGCTCCCCGGGATCGCCCGAGCGCCCGGCGGCCACCAGGGCGGCGCCCGCCCCGTCGCCGAAGACGACGCCCGCGGAGCGGTCGGCCGGGTCGAGCCAGGTGGAGTAGACGTCGGCGCCGACCAGCAGGATTCGCCCGTAGAGACCCGAGGCGACCAGCCCGTGGCAGACGGCGAGTCCGTAGACGAAGCCGCTGCACACGGCGGCGATGTCCAGGGCCGGGACGGTGCCGAGCCCGAGCCGGGCCGCCAGTGCGGGAGCGGTGCCCGGACAGAGGTGGTCGGGGGTGGCGGTGGCGAGGACCACCGCGTCCACCTCGCCCGCCGCCGGGGCACGGGCCAGCAGCCGGGAGGCCGCCTCGTAGGCGAGGTCCCCGGTGGCGACGCCCGGTCCGGCGCGGTGCCGGCTGCCGATGCCGGTGCGGCGGCGGATCCAGGCGTCGTCGACGGCCCAGTCCGCGGGGAGCCGGTCGTTGCCGACCGGCTCCCCCGGCACCCATCCCGCCACGCTCTCCAGCACCGCCGTGCGCGTCCCGGCCGCTAAGACGCCTGCCCGCGTCCCCGGCTCCGTACCGCTGTCGGCCGTCCGTCTCCTCGCCACCCGTTGCCCCGATCCCGTTGTCGTACCGCATCCGGTTGACGAACGGCGGAACGTCTCACGAGGATGCGTTCGACTGCGCCGAACGGGTCATGACGTGGCGTCAGTTGTGGGCGAGCGCCTCGCGGAGCTCGTCCGCGCCGGGCGGGTTGGCTCCGGCCCGGGAGACGGTCACGGCGGCGGAGGCGACCGCGTGGCGCAGGACGTCGGTGACGGCGTCCCGGCCCACGGCGTGCAGCCGGTCACGGGCCCCGGGGCCGAGGAGGCCGTGTGCGGCGAGGGCGTGGAGTGTTCCCGACATGAACGCGTCGCCCGCGCCGACGGTGTCGACGACGTCGACCGGCAGCGCTTCGGCGACGGCCCGGCCGCCGGTGAACAGGGCGAACGCGCCGGCCCCGCCCCGGGTGACGAGGACGAGCGCGGGGCCGGCGGCGAGCCACCGCTCGGCCACCTGCTCCGGCTCCTCGTCCGGGTACAGCCACCGCAGGTCCTCGTCGCTGGCCTTCACCACGTCGCTCAGCGCGACGCAGCGCTCGACGCGGTCCCTGGCCCGGGTGCGCTCTCCCATCAACTCGGGCCGCACGTTGGGGTCATAGCTGACGGTGGCGCCGGCCCGCAGCGACTCCACGGCGGCCAGGACCGTCGCGGCCCCGGGCTCGACGACGGCCGCGATCGAGCCGGTGTGCACATGCCGCGGCACCCGGTCGAGCACCACCGGGCCCAGAGCCCAGCCCACCTCGAAGGCGTACGTGGCGTGCCCGCGGTCGTCGAGGGTGACGGCCGCCGACGGGGTGGGCCCGGTGGCGCCGTCGGTGCGGACCTCGACCCCGGCGGCGGCCAGATGGTCCCGGATGAGCCGCCCGTGGGCGTCCGGTCCCAGCTGGGTGAGGAGGGTGGTGTCATGGCCGAGCCGGGCCAGGCCGTACGCGACGTTCGCGGGGCTGCCGCCCGGGTGGACGCGGTCGGCCTCGCCCGGCTGCCGGACGATGTCGGCGACACATTCACCGATGACCAGCGGATCACATCGATCGAGCATGGGAGCGGGTCTCCTGGGTTGCCGGGGCGTGGAGTTGTTCGGTGGTGCCGGCGGCCGCCGGCGCGGAGGCCGGTGCCGGTGAGGGCGCGGCCTCCCGGAGGAGTTCGTCGTGGCCGCGTCGGTCCGGCCCGGGGAACGGCTTCGCGGGGGCGGCCCGGCGGATCCAGAGGAGGGCTCCGGCCAGCACGGCCGTGGCGGCCAGCAGCCAGGGCAGCGGGCCCGGCGGCAGGGCGCCGGCCACCAGTCCGGCGCCGGCGGCGACCAGTTGCAGGGAGAGCGACTGGACGGAGAGGGCGGTGGCGCGGCCCGAGGCGTCGACCCGGCGGTGCAGCAGGTCGTTCTCGTTGGGGCCCGCGACTCCGAGGCCCAGGTACACCAGCCCGTAGCCGGTGACGGCGGTCGTCGTGGCGAGGGCGCTCATCGAGTGCGCGGTGAGGCCGAGGAGCGTCAGCCCCAGCGTCACCAGCCCGAGGCTCACCAGCACCGCACGCTCACTTCCGCCCGCGAACCGGGCTACGAGCGGGGCGAGTTGACTGCCCAGGGCGGAGCAGAGGAATCCGGCGCAGGCGAGCCCCGCGAAGACCAGGGCTCCGGATTCGGCCGCCCCCATGAGGGCGGCGGCCCGGCCCGGGGTGAGCAGTTCGACGGCCGCGAGCGCGGCGCCGGCGGCGCTCGCGGTCAGCAGGATGCGCCGGATCAGGGCGTCCCGGGCGCCGAGCCGGAGCCCGGCGGCGACGGCGGCGGGCACACCACCCACGACACCTCGTACGCCTGCCCGGGGCCGGGGCGGTTCGGTCAGCGCGCTCAGCACATAGAGCACGAAGACGACCTCGACCAGTGCGCCGAGCAGGGCGGGTACGGAGAGCAGGATCACGAGCCCGCCGGTGGCGTCGGCCAGCCACTCCGCCGAACCGGGAGCGAGGCCGAGCAGCCAGGGCAGCCCGCCGCCGAGCAGGGTTCCGAGCGCGAGGGCGGCCGAGGTGGCGGAGCCGCCGCGCGCCAGCCCCGTACGCAGATCGGCGTCGGGTCCCGCGTGGGCGTGGACGGTGTCGACGTACCAGGCCTCGGCGGGACCGCTGGACAGGGCGCGGGCCAGGCCCATCAGCCCCATGCCGAGAGCGATGGCCCAGCCGGCCGCACCGAGGCCGATGAGGGTGAAGGCGGTCAGGTTGAGCAGCCCGGCGATGACCAGGACGGGGCGCCGCCCGATGACGTCGGAGAGGCCGCCGGTGGGCAGTTCCATCGCGGCGGCCGTGAGGGAGTGCACGGCGTAGAAGGCGGCGATGGCGGCGAGGCCCATGCCCCGTTCGGTGAAGAGCAGCACTCCCGTCGCGATGGACATGCCGATGGGGAACCAGAAGAGGAAGGAGACCGTGGCGAACCGGCGGCGCGCGGTCGCCTCGTCCGGGCCCCGCCCGGAGGCGAGGGCGGCGACGGCCGGGCGGCCGGTCATGAGACGTTCCCGGCAGCGGGGGCGTCCGGGGCTCCGGCGTCCGTCGCTTCAGGTCCGGCGGGGTCGTCCGCACGGTCCTGACCGGCCACCGGCTCCGGGGCCAGCGGCAGCCCGGCGGTGAACAGGACGACCTGCTCGGCGCGGGGATTCTCCGCGTCGCGGGCGGTCAGCTCGTCCGTCTTCGCCTGGATCGCCTCCCACAACTCGGCGAGCGACTCGGGGGTCAGCCGGGGCATCGAGTCGCTGACGCCCGACGGCTCCTGCCACTCCTGGCCCAGTCGGCCGCTCTCCAGGTCCGCCTCGTGACGGTCCAGCGACAGCTGGAGGTGCTCGATCTGGCGGCGGTGCAGGACGCTGAGGATCGTGCTGCCGCCGGGGCTGCGACGCAGCGCCTCGTTGCTCCACGAGGTCATGTCGTGTACGGACTTCCAGCGCCGTTCCCGGCTGTCGCGGTGTTCGGCCTCGGCGACGAAGGCGTACTTGGCGAGCACCCTCAGGTGGTAACTGGTGGAGGCCGAGGACTCCCCCGTCCTGGCCGCGAGCTCGCTGGCGGTGGCCGGGCCGTGCTGACGCAGCAGTCCGAGCAGGGTGAGGCGCAGGGGGTGTGTGAGGGCCTTCAGGGCTGCCCCGTCCTGCGCGGGATCGAGTACGCGAGGGCCGTCTTCGCTGTCCATGGCCACAGCGTAGAACGAACGGAACACTTTCCCAAAGTATTTTTGCAGAATATTTTTGGGAAACTCGCGAGCCGTTCGGTGAGCCGCTCGATCAGCTCGCCCGCGCCGCCTCCAGGGCGTCCGCGACCAGCCCCAGGA is a window from the Streptomyces sp. MMBL 11-1 genome containing:
- a CDS encoding MFS transporter, with the translated sequence MTGRPAVAALASGRGPDEATARRRFATVSFLFWFPIGMSIATGVLLFTERGMGLAAIAAFYAVHSLTAAAMELPTGGLSDVIGRRPVLVIAGLLNLTAFTLIGLGAAGWAIALGMGLMGLARALSSGPAEAWYVDTVHAHAGPDADLRTGLARGGSATSAALALGTLLGGGLPWLLGLAPGSAEWLADATGGLVILLSVPALLGALVEVVFVLYVLSALTEPPRPRAGVRGVVGGVPAAVAAGLRLGARDALIRRILLTASAAGAALAAVELLTPGRAAALMGAAESGALVFAGLACAGFLCSALGSQLAPLVARFAGGSERAVLVSLGLVTLGLTLLGLTAHSMSALATTTAVTGYGLVYLGLGVAGPNENDLLHRRVDASGRATALSVQSLSLQLVAAGAGLVAGALPPGPLPWLLAATAVLAGALLWIRRAAPAKPFPGPDRRGHDELLREAAPSPAPASAPAAAGTTEQLHAPATQETRSHARSM
- a CDS encoding winged helix-turn-helix domain-containing protein → MDSEDGPRVLDPAQDGAALKALTHPLRLTLLGLLRQHGPATASELAARTGESSASTSYHLRVLAKYAFVAEAEHRDSRERRWKSVHDMTSWSNEALRRSPGGSTILSVLHRRQIEHLQLSLDRHEADLESGRLGQEWQEPSGVSDSMPRLTPESLAELWEAIQAKTDELTARDAENPRAEQVVLFTAGLPLAPEPVAGQDRADDPAGPEATDAGAPDAPAAGNVS
- a CDS encoding carbohydrate kinase family protein, translated to MLDRCDPLVIGECVADIVRQPGEADRVHPGGSPANVAYGLARLGHDTTLLTQLGPDAHGRLIRDHLAAAGVEVRTDGATGPTPSAAVTLDDRGHATYAFEVGWALGPVVLDRVPRHVHTGSIAAVVEPGAATVLAAVESLRAGATVSYDPNVRPELMGERTRARDRVERCVALSDVVKASDEDLRWLYPDEEPEQVAERWLAAGPALVLVTRGGAGAFALFTGGRAVAEALPVDVVDTVGAGDAFMSGTLHALAAHGLLGPGARDRLHAVGRDAVTDVLRHAVASAAVTVSRAGANPPGADELREALAHN
- a CDS encoding beta-ketoacyl-ACP synthase 3, encoding MLESVAGWVPGEPVGNDRLPADWAVDDAWIRRRTGIGSRHRAGPGVATGDLAYEAASRLLARAPAAGEVDAVVLATATPDHLCPGTAPALAARLGLGTVPALDIAAVCSGFVYGLAVCHGLVASGLYGRILLVGADVYSTWLDPADRSAGVVFGDGAGAALVAAGRSGDPGELLAFDLGSDGSGYDLITVPGGGARARANGAPPAPDDGFFRMQGGTVYQHAVERMTGSCRTLLDRVGWDPAEVDRFVPHQANARILHAVAERVGIAPQRCVTHVERVGNTGAASIPLALADAAGRGRLRSGDRVLLTAFGGGLTWGSAALRWPGAPGTISTDSTEGTQHVAPR